One part of the Magallana gigas chromosome 5, xbMagGiga1.1, whole genome shotgun sequence genome encodes these proteins:
- the LOC117692931 gene encoding uncharacterized protein translates to MNLSSSPYIVRQCSGCPGDAEYYCESCPSDLCRQCKEKHITDLKTIDHQLVIYPEQFNCIPTNELCIRHPSYVYSMYCEPCEVPVCYLCSEHRTHRWMDLQRAYKTKQQQHRRIIQTIRCEALFYRAVLLAGIKADIKTYQMEFSFNQSSILTKTQKLKNRIDKRLKNVDLKHRCLKQKLEAYRCISSHQRFEQIYQQSAFIPLQFILSTKAIGLSYIHLTLHTIKFLMSGSLDKKGVTEILNAIKTKKRGKRRIKNDQLLTLMSAPEVHKSLTVTSVDSCDHISCVTSDLVWVKRRKKLILTNTAGENLHCRDDICIDFPCGAHTVNSESEMIYIDKDNNVNKLSKNMETITTFIKSTASVFGPRCLYWSPVSGDLLVGVSLKDTDDEWMELFGMGALYIPATDIVERYNQDGQLIQTIESDNTDDPYIILNYMYPYYITENNNGDIVVSYSTDSPEYGSVLVRDRGGKHRFNYKGPPSGSRIDPRGVCIDALSRILVCDCKTNTVQMLDCDGQFLSHLLIRPSGLFSPCSLSYDVNTHRLWVGSERNNKVCVFRYITRKHTLADQDKRHDVMESLGEIPAIKTQGNMCLLKLVLPFKLLDKIIMPDDLNCTHISLLTASRAWVSDSLGNLYLTSKTSKILHRIVNLLYGSSGSHTVNGKCEPIYIDTDYNINKLTKDLRACSVFIRKIKDSIWKPRCVFCFLSTGDLLVGMYSNNLDRGKVTRYNQSGQLTQTIQDDGTGLELYYKPSFITDNNNGDVVVSDSERSGYYSASGAVVVTDRCGKYRFSYTGHPPGSGIRPRGICTDALSNIVVCDDRTQELHILNSDGQFLSLHLPPSSYFQLRSVSYDVDTYCLWVCFDGKLHVYKYISLRDSQTGGEGLEEKFVSKQHGKSDMAASF, encoded by the exons ATGAATTTATCGAGCTCCCCATATATCGTACGTCAGTGTTCTGGGTGTCCAGGGGACGCAGAGTACTATTGTGAATCTTGTCCATCTGATCTGTGCCGCCAATGTAAAGAGAAGCATATAACAGATCTCAAGACAATAGACCATCAGTTGGTGATATACCCTGAACAATTTAATTGCATTCCAACGAACGAATTGTGTATAAGACATCCCAGCTACGTATATAGCATGTATTGTGAACCTTGTGAAGTTCCTGTCTGCTATCTGTGTTCAGAGCATAGAACACACCGGTGGATGGATCTTCAAAGAGCTTATAAAACAAAGCAACAACAGCACAGAAGAATCATTCAAACCATCAGATgtgaggctctcttttacagaGCCGTTCTCCTGGCAGGAATCAAAGCTGATATCAAAACCTATCAAATGGAGTTTTCTTTCAATCAGTCATCGATATTAACAAAGACCCAGAAACTAAAGAATCGCATAGATAAAAGGTTAAAGAATGTTGATTTGaaacacagatgtttaaaacagaagTTAGAAGCCTATAGGTGTATTTCCAGCCACCAGAGatttgaacagatttatcaACAGTCAGCATTCATTCCTCTACAGTTTATTTTATCTACAAAAGCAATCGGCCTATCCTATATACATCTTACACTCCACACCATCAAGTTTTTAATGTCTGGGTCACTCGACAAGAAAGGTGTGACTGAGATATTGAATGCAATCAAAACCAAAAAGAGAGGAAAGCGACGCATAAAAAATGATCAGTTGCTGACCCTAATGTCTGCTCCTGAGGTACATAAATCTCTCACAGTGACAAGTGTTGATAGTTGTGATCACATTTCTTGTGTTACATCAGACTTGGTTTGGGTTAAACGTAGGAAGAAGCTTATCCTAACAAATACAGCAGGTGAAAATCTACATTGTAGGGATGATATATGTATTGATTTCCCATGTGGAGCACatacagtgaacagtgagagtgaaatGATTTACATAGATAAAGATAATAACGTTAACAAACTATCAAAAAACATGGAAACAATTACCACATTTATAAAATCAACCGCCTCAGTGTTTGGACCACGGTGTCTGTACTGGTCCCCGGTCAGTGGCGATCTACTTGTCGGCGTGTCACTTAAGGATACTGATGACGAATGGATGGAACTTTTTGGAATGGGTGCTTTATATATACCAGCAACAGACATAGTTGAAAGGTACAACCAGGACGGACAACTAATTCAAACAATTGAAAGTGACAACACAGATGACCCATACATaattttaaactacatgtatcctTATTATATAACAGAAAATAACAATGGAGATATTGTGGTTTCTTACAGTACCGATAGTCCTGAATACGGTTCTGTATTGGTGAGAGATCGTGGAGGAAAACATCGTTTTAATTACAAAGGCCCTCCATCAGGATCAAGAATAGATCCGCGAGGAGTCTGTATTGACGCGCTGTCACGTATTCTGGTCTGTGATTGTAAAACTAATACAGTACAAATGTTAGACTGTGACGGTCAGTTCCTTTCACATCTTCTGATAAGACCATCCGGGTTATTCTCACCATgtagcctgagttatgatgtcaacactcaccgtctatGGGTTGGATCCGAAAGAAACAACAAAGTATGTGTTTTTAGATACATAACCCGAAAACACACTCTGGCGG ACCAAGATAAACGCCatgatgtgatggagtcactagGTGAAATACCAGCCATTAAGACACAAGGGAATatgtgtctgctgaaactggtGCTTCCCTTTAAGTtacttgataaaataattatgccTGATGATCTTAATTGTACCCACATTTCCCTATTGACTGCAAGCCGGGCCTGGGTCAGTGACTCGTTAGGCAATCTTTACTTAACAAGCAAAACAAGTAAAATTCTACATCGCATAGTCAATTTGCTTTATGGAAGCTCAGGATCACATACGGTTAACGGCAAGTGTGAACCTATTTATATAGACACGGACTATAACATCAATAAACTAACAAAAGATTTGAGAGCATGCTCTGTATTCATTAGGAAAATAAAAGACTCTATATGGAAACCACGGTGTGTGTTCTGCTTCctgtccactggggatctactggtggGGATGTATTCTAACAATCTAGACAgaggcaaggtaacccggtacaaccaaaGCGGACAACTGACGCAAACCATACAAGACGACGGCACAGGACTGGAACTATATTACAAACCAAGCTTTATAACAGataacaacaatggggatgtcgtggtgtcagACTCTGAAAGGTCAGGCTATTACTCTGCGTCTGGTGCTGTAGTTGTGACAGATCGTTGTGGAAAGTATCGTTTCTCGTATACAGGACATCCACCAGGATCAGGAATACGACCAAGAGGAATCTGTACCGACGCGCTATCAAACATTGTGGTGTGTGATGATAGAACCCAAGAACTACATATTTTAAACAGTGACGGTCAGTTTCTGTCCCTTCATCTGCCACCATCATCATATTTTCAACTACGCAGCGTTAGTTACGATGTCGATACCTACTGTCTTTGGGTTTGCTTTGACGGCAAGCTTCATGTCTATAAGTATATATCGCTGCGGGACTCACAAACAGGTGGTGAAGGTTTGGAGGAAAAGTTTGTGAGCAAACAACATGGAAAAAGTGATATGGCAGCAAGTTTTTAA